The following is a genomic window from Candidatus Limnocylindrales bacterium.
ACTGGAGTTCCCCCGCTTTCGCGGACAGTTTGTGACTATCGAACTGCGGCCATCGCTAGCGCCTTCCTCTCGTAGTTGACCGGCGACATGTAGTCCAGGCCTGAGTGCCGGCGGCGCGTATTGTACCAGCCCTCAATGAACTCGAATATCGCCATCTGGGCTTCGGCGTGATTGGCAAACTTCGTCTGCTGCAGCAGTTCCCACTCCAGCGTTGCAAAGAAGCTCTCGCACATCGCGTTGTCGTAGGCGTCGCCCACCGATCCCATCGACGGCCTGACGTTGGCGTGCTTGCAACGCAGACCGAACTCGATGGACGTGTACTGGGTGCCCTGGTCGCTGTGGTGGATCACGTCGTCGGGATTGCGGCGTTCCACAGCCATGGCCAATGCGGCCAGTACGAGCTCGGTCTTTAGATGCGAGGCCATCGACCAGCCCACGATCTTCCTACTCCAAACGTCCATCACCACCGCCAGAAACAGAAACGTCGTCCCCGTCGGGATGTAGGTTATGTCGGCGACCCAGAGCTTGTCGGGACCATCGGCAGTGAATTTGCGATCGACCAGATCCGGCGCCGGCCGCGAGCGCCGGCAGCGCTCGGTGGTTCGAACCCACTTGCGACGGCTGATTCCTACGAGCTTTGCTCGCTTCATCAGGCGCTCGACGCGTTTGCGGCCGATGCGGATTCCGTCATCACGGAACTCACGGTGGATTCGCGGTGAGCCGTAGCTGGTTCGCGACATCTTGTGGATCCTGTGGATCTCTCTGATCAGCTCGCGATCGCGCTGCTCACGGCGCGAGGGCGCGCGAGTCAGCCAGGCGTAGTAACCACTCGTCGAGATCTTTA
Proteins encoded in this region:
- a CDS encoding IS3 family transposase (programmed frameshift), with the translated sequence MPRPHPQYAAELRDRLVELARNGRSPEQLAEEFEPSAATIRNWVKQADRDGGKRKDGLTTDEREELRVLRRENRRLREEVEILGKSNGLVRQGIRGDAQAAFELVKANQAEHSVATLCKVLKISTSGYYAWLTRAPSRREQRDRELIREIHRIHKMSRTSYGSPRIHREFRDDGIRIGRKRVERLMKRAKLVGISRRKWVRTTERCRRSRPAPDLVDRKFTADGPDKLWVADITYIPTGTTFLFLAVVMDVWSRKIVGWSMASHLKTELVLAALAMAVERRNPDDVIHHSDQGTQYTSIEFGLRCKHANVRPSMGSVGDAYDNAMCESFFATLEWELLQQTKFANHAEAQMAIFEFIEGWYNTRRRHSGLDYMSPVNYERKALAMAAVR